One window of the Azospirillum sp. TSH100 genome contains the following:
- a CDS encoding biotin-dependent carboxyltransferase family protein, which produces MTTHLRVVAAGPSSTIQDRGRVGYQRYGVSVAGAADPLLHAAANALVGNRPGDGAVEFTLAGDSVVVEGGPVRIAVAADAELTVDGEPVPGWTSLRLNDGQTLRIGALRGGMRGYWAVEGGFALQPVLGSVATHIRSRMGGMDGGALKAGDRLPLALDRAADRGERCLDPSLLPARSGRLRVMLGPQQDYFTPAGIEAFLEEDYTVSHEADRMGCRLDGPSIEHARGFNITSDGIPLGAVQVPGTGRPIVLLADRQTTGGYPKIACVVGPDVAALAQMRPGERLRFAAVDAAEAGRIQARHRELVDGLPALLQSAGGFALYDSGRLLGFNLIGGAVTGWD; this is translated from the coding sequence ATGACCACCCATCTGCGTGTCGTCGCCGCCGGTCCCAGCTCCACCATTCAGGACCGCGGCCGGGTCGGCTATCAGCGGTATGGCGTCTCGGTCGCCGGGGCGGCCGATCCGCTGCTGCATGCCGCCGCCAACGCCCTGGTCGGCAACCGGCCGGGGGACGGGGCGGTGGAGTTCACCCTGGCCGGCGACAGCGTCGTGGTGGAAGGCGGGCCGGTGCGCATCGCCGTTGCCGCCGATGCCGAGCTGACGGTGGATGGCGAACCGGTGCCGGGCTGGACCAGCCTGCGCCTGAACGACGGCCAGACCCTGCGCATCGGCGCCTTGCGCGGGGGCATGCGCGGCTATTGGGCTGTTGAGGGCGGCTTCGCACTTCAGCCGGTACTGGGCAGCGTCGCCACCCACATACGCAGCCGTATGGGTGGGATGGATGGCGGGGCCCTGAAGGCGGGCGACCGGTTGCCGCTGGCGCTCGACCGGGCGGCGGACCGGGGAGAGCGCTGTCTCGACCCTTCCCTGCTGCCGGCGCGGAGCGGCCGCCTGCGCGTCATGCTGGGGCCGCAGCAGGATTACTTCACCCCGGCCGGGATCGAAGCCTTCCTTGAGGAGGACTATACGGTCAGCCACGAGGCCGACCGCATGGGCTGCCGCCTCGACGGCCCGTCGATCGAACATGCTCGCGGCTTCAACATCACCTCCGACGGCATTCCGCTGGGGGCGGTGCAGGTGCCCGGCACCGGGCGGCCCATCGTTCTGCTGGCCGACCGCCAGACCACCGGCGGCTATCCCAAGATCGCCTGTGTCGTCGGGCCGGACGTCGCGGCGCTGGCGCAGATGCGGCCGGGCGAGCGGCTGCGCTTCGCCGCCGTCGATGCGGCGGAGGCCGGCCGTATCCAGGCCCGCCATCGCGAACTGGTGGACGGTCTGCCGGCCCTCCTGCAATCGGCCGGCGGCTTCGCGCTCTATGACAGCGGCCGGCTGCTCGGTTTCAACCTGATCGGCGGCGCCGTCACCGGCTGGGACTGA
- the pxpB gene encoding 5-oxoprolinase subunit PxpB: protein MSVTTPFPAPVLRAAGDSALIVELGDGIAQDLNAAVHRLDRRIADADLPGIVETVPTYRSILVQFDPAVTAAEPLGQALLDLAAGLTQSAAEPQLRWIVPVCFGGTHGEDLDEVARRSGLTTEEVVRLHCTADYRVYMLGFSPGFAYLGGLPEVLHQPRRENPRMLTPAGSVMQGGAQAAISPIAMPSGWHLLGRTPARTFDLKREPPFLLAPGDRIRFTAISAAEYDRLEGISGYLPECETVTPSVALMQGAAA from the coding sequence ATGAGCGTGACCACCCCGTTTCCGGCCCCCGTTCTGCGGGCGGCCGGCGACAGCGCCCTGATCGTCGAGTTGGGCGACGGCATCGCCCAGGACCTGAATGCCGCGGTCCATCGGCTCGACCGCCGCATCGCCGACGCCGATTTGCCCGGCATCGTGGAAACGGTGCCGACATACCGCTCGATCCTGGTGCAGTTCGATCCGGCGGTGACGGCGGCGGAGCCGCTCGGACAGGCCCTGCTGGACTTGGCGGCGGGACTGACGCAATCGGCGGCGGAACCGCAGCTGCGCTGGATCGTCCCTGTCTGCTTCGGCGGCACCCACGGCGAGGATCTGGACGAGGTGGCACGCCGCTCGGGATTGACGACGGAGGAGGTGGTGCGGCTGCACTGCACCGCCGACTATCGCGTCTACATGCTTGGCTTCTCCCCCGGCTTCGCCTATCTCGGCGGGTTGCCGGAGGTGCTGCACCAGCCCCGGCGCGAGAACCCGCGCATGCTCACCCCGGCCGGCAGCGTCATGCAGGGCGGGGCGCAGGCGGCGATCTCCCCCATCGCCATGCCCAGCGGCTGGCACCTGCTGGGCCGCACCCCGGCGCGCACCTTCGATCTTAAACGAGAGCCGCCTTTCCTGCTGGCGCCCGGCGACCGCATCCGCTTCACCGCCATCAGCGCCGCCGAATATGACCGGCTGGAGGGGATCAGCGGCTATCTGCCGGAGTGCGAGACGGTGACGCCCTCCGTCGCCCTGATGCAGGGAGCCGCCGCATGA
- a CDS encoding ABC transporter substrate-binding protein, with protein sequence MPTPFSFRLLSPSVLGTALLLTAVAAPASADQLRMVALSFPPLIYDDGGKPAGIAYDIVTEAMKAAGHSVTVEIMPWARALDTVREGGADAIFTAYKTPEREQFLNYSTQVLVPQVVSLFVAKDSPVSFDGDLSKLADRKFGVVNQISYGSILDDAIKAGVLPAVEKSNDSDSNVKKLVSGRFEVMPSNRYVAQYFLKQAGALDQVKELTPAVQDIPSYIAFTKARDTGKLRDEFDAGVAAMKASGAYQQILDKYAR encoded by the coding sequence ATGCCAACCCCGTTTTCATTCCGCCTGCTCTCTCCCAGTGTTCTGGGCACCGCTCTGCTGCTGACGGCCGTTGCGGCGCCGGCCTCCGCCGACCAGCTGCGCATGGTGGCGCTCAGCTTTCCGCCGCTCATCTACGACGACGGCGGCAAGCCGGCCGGCATCGCCTACGACATCGTGACCGAGGCGATGAAGGCCGCCGGGCACAGCGTCACGGTGGAGATCATGCCGTGGGCGCGGGCGCTCGACACCGTGCGCGAGGGCGGGGCCGACGCCATCTTCACCGCCTACAAGACGCCGGAGCGCGAACAGTTCCTGAATTACTCCACCCAGGTGCTGGTGCCGCAGGTGGTGTCGCTGTTCGTGGCGAAGGACAGCCCGGTCAGCTTCGACGGCGATCTGTCCAAGCTGGCCGACCGCAAGTTCGGCGTGGTCAACCAGATCAGCTACGGTTCCATCCTCGACGACGCGATCAAGGCCGGCGTGCTGCCGGCGGTGGAGAAATCCAACGACAGCGACAGCAACGTCAAGAAGCTGGTCTCCGGCCGCTTCGAGGTGATGCCGAGCAACCGTTACGTCGCGCAGTATTTCCTGAAGCAGGCTGGTGCCCTGGACCAAGTCAAGGAACTGACCCCGGCAGTGCAGGACATCCCCAGCTACATCGCCTTCACCAAGGCGCGCGACACCGGCAAGCTGCGTGACGAGTTCGACGCCGGCGTTGCGGCGATGAAGGCCAGCGGCGCCTATCAGCAGATTCTGGACAAATACGCCCGCTGA
- a CDS encoding putative hydro-lyase: MTTTPLTPAAERLRIRSGANSGQTAGLAPGHVQANLAILPADWAGDFLRFCQANPRPCPLLAVSEVGDPRLPTLGQDIDIRTDVPRYRVYRDGVLTTEPTDITDLWQDDFVAFLIGCSFSFEEALLADGVPVRHIAMNRNVPMYETSIPCTPAGRFSGTMVVSMRPMVPKDAIRAIQITSRFPSVHGAPVHFGDPAAIGIRDIAKPEHGEAVPVEPGEVPVFWACGVTPQVAIRTARPPIAITHSPGTMLITDLLNTHLSVL, translated from the coding sequence ATGACGACCACTCCCCTCACCCCCGCCGCCGAACGCCTGCGCATCCGCAGCGGTGCCAACAGCGGCCAGACCGCCGGCCTCGCCCCCGGCCATGTCCAGGCGAACCTCGCCATCCTGCCGGCCGACTGGGCCGGCGACTTCCTGCGCTTCTGCCAGGCGAACCCGCGGCCCTGTCCGCTGCTGGCGGTGTCGGAGGTCGGCGATCCGCGCCTGCCGACTCTCGGCCAGGACATCGACATCCGCACCGACGTGCCGCGCTACCGCGTCTATCGCGACGGCGTGCTGACCACCGAGCCGACCGACATCACCGACCTGTGGCAGGACGATTTCGTCGCCTTCCTGATCGGCTGTTCCTTCTCCTTCGAGGAGGCCCTGCTGGCTGATGGCGTGCCGGTGCGCCACATCGCGATGAACCGCAATGTGCCGATGTACGAGACCAGCATTCCCTGCACGCCGGCCGGCCGCTTCAGCGGCACCATGGTGGTGTCGATGCGGCCGATGGTGCCGAAGGACGCCATCCGCGCCATCCAGATCACCTCGCGCTTCCCGTCGGTGCATGGCGCGCCGGTGCATTTCGGCGATCCGGCCGCCATCGGCATCCGCGACATCGCCAAGCCCGAGCATGGCGAGGCGGTTCCGGTCGAACCCGGCGAGGTGCCCGTCTTCTGGGCCTGCGGGGTGACGCCACAGGTCGCGATCCGCACTGCCCGCCCGCCGATCGCCATCACCCACAGCCCCGGCACGATGCTGATCACCGACCTGCTCAACACGCATCTGTCGGTGCTCTGA
- a CDS encoding ABC transporter ATP-binding protein, which translates to MLQVRNIQSSYRRVPAIRDVSLTLNRGEIVALVGGNGNGKSTTLRAVAGLNALDGGSVLLKGQDISSVPAHERVKRGLVLVPEGRRLFPRLTVEQNLMLGGFTSSDAAKREETLQFAYDTFTVLGERRKQQAGTLSGGEQQMLAMCRGLMSQPDLLMLDEPSWGVAPKLVTRIFETIQLIRRRGITVLLVEQNVHRALEIADRGYVIQTGRVVMEGSGQDLLGNDEVRQAYLGM; encoded by the coding sequence ATGCTGCAGGTCCGCAACATCCAGTCCAGCTACCGCCGCGTCCCTGCGATCCGCGACGTCAGCCTGACCCTGAACCGCGGGGAGATCGTCGCCCTGGTTGGCGGCAACGGCAATGGCAAGTCGACCACGCTGCGCGCCGTCGCCGGGCTGAACGCGCTTGACGGTGGGTCGGTCCTGCTGAAAGGCCAGGACATTTCGTCCGTCCCTGCCCACGAGCGGGTGAAGCGCGGGCTGGTCCTGGTGCCGGAAGGCCGCCGCCTCTTCCCGCGCCTGACGGTCGAACAGAACCTGATGCTGGGCGGCTTCACCAGCAGTGATGCGGCCAAGCGCGAGGAAACGCTCCAATTCGCCTACGACACCTTCACGGTGCTGGGCGAGCGGCGCAAGCAGCAGGCCGGCACCCTGTCGGGCGGCGAACAACAGATGCTGGCGATGTGCCGCGGCCTGATGAGCCAGCCCGACCTGCTGATGCTGGACGAGCCGTCCTGGGGCGTGGCGCCGAAGCTGGTGACCCGCATCTTCGAGACCATCCAGCTGATCCGCCGGCGCGGCATCACCGTGCTGCTGGTCGAACAGAACGTCCACCGCGCGCTGGAGATCGCCGACCGCGGCTATGTCATCCAGACGGGCCGCGTCGTGATGGAAGGCAGCGGCCAGGATCTGCTCGGCAACGACGAGGTGCGGCAGGCGTATCTCGGCATGTGA
- a CDS encoding ABC transporter ATP-binding protein, whose product MNTAPLLAVDGLGKAFDGLVANRDISFVVHHGEIIGLIGPNGAGKTTLFNCLAGFHTPTTGRIAFEGHDITGSTPEAAAALGIARTFQIVRVFQSMTALENVMVGAMLRNKRVAEARDRAEQELAFVGLSHRADTPASDLTVSEQKRLEVARALATEPKLILLDEVMAGLNPTEVREASALVHRIHQRGIASIIVEHVMEGIMPIAHRMLVLDYGAKIADGTPAEIAENPAVIAAYLGE is encoded by the coding sequence GTGAACACCGCTCCCCTGCTTGCCGTCGACGGCCTGGGCAAGGCCTTCGACGGACTGGTCGCCAACCGCGACATCAGCTTCGTCGTCCATCATGGCGAGATCATCGGTCTCATCGGCCCGAACGGCGCCGGCAAGACCACCCTGTTCAACTGCCTCGCCGGCTTCCACACCCCGACCACCGGCCGCATCGCCTTCGAAGGGCACGACATCACCGGCTCCACGCCCGAAGCGGCCGCGGCGCTCGGCATCGCCCGCACCTTCCAGATCGTCCGTGTCTTCCAGTCGATGACGGCGCTGGAGAACGTGATGGTCGGCGCCATGCTGCGCAACAAGCGGGTGGCCGAGGCGCGCGACCGGGCGGAGCAGGAGCTGGCCTTCGTCGGCCTGTCGCACCGGGCGGACACCCCGGCGTCCGACCTGACGGTGTCGGAGCAGAAGCGGCTGGAGGTCGCCCGTGCGCTCGCCACCGAACCGAAGCTGATCCTGCTGGACGAGGTGATGGCCGGCCTCAACCCGACCGAGGTGCGCGAGGCATCCGCCCTGGTTCACCGCATCCACCAGCGCGGCATCGCCAGCATCATCGTCGAACATGTGATGGAGGGCATCATGCCCATCGCCCACCGGATGCTCGTGCTGGATTATGGCGCCAAGATCGCCGACGGCACCCCGGCCGAGATCGCCGAGAACCCGGCGGTCATCGCCGCCTATCTGGGGGAGTGA
- a CDS encoding branched-chain amino acid ABC transporter permease yields MTTGTNSSRKAMGTAALLALAAVLPLAITEPSQQNFLILILMGAQMGVAWNIVGGYAGQVSLGHAVFYGIGAYSSTMLLTVLGLTPWIGALAGGLLAAVFALAMGWPCFRLKGHYFAMATIAVAEIMQILVTNSDFLEGAVGLYLPMDRSGWGWLIFLSKLPYYYVILGLLVLTVLVSWAIERSHIGYYFRAIKDEPEAARALGVSLTRYKLIALSVSAFLTAMGGSFYAQKEMFIDPGSVFAGTISIKIALIAILGGVGRLTGPVLGAVILITIEEYSRTLFGSTGSGTDMIIYAAMIILVAVFSPSGVLGLLGDLRRHLPGAKPAGGKTSAKEIRP; encoded by the coding sequence ATGACGACCGGAACCAACTCCTCCCGCAAGGCAATGGGCACTGCCGCCCTGCTGGCGCTCGCCGCCGTCCTGCCGCTGGCGATCACCGAACCGTCGCAGCAGAATTTCCTGATCCTGATCCTGATGGGCGCCCAGATGGGCGTCGCCTGGAACATCGTCGGCGGCTATGCCGGTCAGGTCTCGCTCGGCCATGCGGTGTTCTATGGCATCGGCGCCTACAGCTCGACCATGCTGCTGACGGTGCTGGGGCTGACGCCCTGGATCGGCGCCCTGGCGGGCGGCCTGCTGGCTGCGGTCTTCGCGCTCGCCATGGGGTGGCCCTGCTTCCGGCTGAAGGGGCATTATTTCGCCATGGCGACCATCGCGGTGGCGGAGATCATGCAGATCCTGGTCACCAACAGCGACTTCCTGGAGGGTGCCGTCGGCCTTTATCTGCCGATGGACCGCAGCGGCTGGGGCTGGCTGATCTTCCTGTCCAAGCTGCCCTACTACTACGTCATCCTCGGCCTGCTGGTGCTGACGGTGCTGGTGTCCTGGGCGATCGAGCGCAGCCACATCGGCTATTATTTCCGCGCCATCAAGGACGAGCCGGAAGCGGCCCGCGCGCTGGGCGTCAGCCTGACCCGCTACAAGCTGATCGCGCTGTCGGTGTCGGCCTTTCTGACCGCGATGGGCGGTAGCTTCTACGCCCAGAAGGAGATGTTCATCGATCCGGGCTCCGTCTTCGCCGGGACGATCTCGATCAAGATCGCGCTGATCGCCATCCTGGGCGGGGTGGGCCGGCTGACCGGCCCGGTGCTGGGCGCCGTCATCCTCATCACCATCGAGGAATACAGCCGCACCCTGTTCGGCAGCACCGGGTCCGGCACCGACATGATCATCTACGCGGCCATGATCATCCTGGTCGCCGTGTTCAGCCCGTCCGGCGTGCTGGGCCTGCTGGGCGACCTGCGTCGCCACCTGCCCGGTGCCAAGCCGGCCGGGGGCAAGACCAGCGCCAAGGAGATCCGCCCGTGA
- a CDS encoding branched-chain amino acid ABC transporter permease, with product MTADILIQVLVSGLLIGLIYALVAVGLTLIFGVMDIVNFAHGEFLMLGMYASFWAFALFAIDPIVALPLTALLLFAVGVIVYQTVIRRILKAPMLSQIFATFGLMILLRGLAQFFWKPDHRLIPHSLVSGNIALGPVQFGLPQFVAALGAVGVTGALWIFLHRTRLGTALEATAIDREAATLMGIDGQKMFALAWGIGAACAGLAGGLIATFFPIFPEVGSNFILIAFVVVVLGGFGSVTGAFLAGIIVGLIEVLGGFLIGPEYKTAIVLSLLLVVLLVRPRGLLGKA from the coding sequence ATGACCGCAGACATTCTCATCCAAGTGCTCGTCTCGGGCCTGCTGATCGGGCTGATCTATGCCCTGGTCGCGGTGGGCCTGACGCTGATCTTCGGCGTGATGGACATCGTCAATTTCGCCCATGGCGAATTCCTGATGCTGGGCATGTATGCCAGCTTCTGGGCCTTCGCCCTCTTCGCCATCGACCCCATCGTGGCGCTTCCCCTGACCGCGCTGCTGCTGTTCGCGGTCGGCGTCATCGTCTACCAGACGGTGATCCGCCGCATCCTGAAGGCGCCGATGCTCTCGCAGATCTTCGCGACCTTCGGCCTGATGATCCTGCTGCGCGGTCTGGCGCAGTTCTTCTGGAAGCCGGACCACCGGCTGATCCCCCACAGCCTGGTCAGCGGCAACATCGCGTTGGGACCCGTCCAGTTCGGCCTGCCGCAGTTCGTGGCGGCGCTCGGGGCCGTCGGCGTCACCGGTGCCCTATGGATATTCCTGCACCGCACCCGTCTCGGCACCGCGCTGGAAGCCACCGCCATCGACCGCGAGGCGGCCACCCTGATGGGCATCGACGGGCAGAAGATGTTCGCCCTTGCCTGGGGCATCGGCGCCGCCTGCGCCGGCCTGGCCGGCGGGCTGATCGCCACCTTCTTCCCGATCTTTCCGGAGGTGGGATCGAACTTCATCCTGATCGCCTTCGTGGTGGTCGTGCTGGGCGGCTTCGGCAGCGTCACCGGCGCTTTCCTGGCCGGCATCATCGTCGGCCTGATCGAGGTGCTGGGCGGTTTCCTGATCGGCCCGGAATACAAGACCGCCATCGTGCTGTCGCTGCTGCTGGTCGTGCTGCTTGTGCGTCCGCGCGGCCTGCTGGGGAAAGCCTGA
- a CDS encoding ABC transporter substrate-binding protein, translated as MRFAAAITEPTRTPKGNASTRRQTIKRMLAAAALLTTTALTGIGFGAAPAHAEDEIRIGVIYPLTGAAASTGVELKAAAELAAAIVNKEIPAPPGLVAGIGLPNLKGAKIKLIFGDHQGNPQVGATEAERLITSEKVVALTGAYFSNVTATASQVAERYGVPFLNGESSSASLTQRKFKWFFRTTPHDDLFVGNFFTFLGDMEKKTGDKLRSIALFNENTLWGNETTKLQVKLAEEQKFTIAEKILYPAKTTQMTSEVQRIKAAAPAVIMQSSYLGDAILSMKTYKELGFSPKMLLANDAGFNDSEFLKTMGKDGEFVISREVWALDQAERNPLIKQVNDLMRQRAGVNFNGNSARAFTGIAVLADALDRAGSTKPDAIREALQKTDIPASGLIMPWKGVKFDANGQNELGQGIIVQVQGGQYVTVWPFDVATKPVVYPMPAWDGR; from the coding sequence ATGCGGTTCGCGGCAGCGATCACCGAACCCACCCGCACGCCCAAAGGCAACGCTTCCACCCGGCGCCAGACGATCAAGCGCATGCTTGCCGCGGCGGCCCTGCTGACCACGACCGCGCTGACCGGCATCGGCTTCGGCGCCGCCCCGGCCCATGCCGAGGATGAAATCCGCATCGGCGTGATCTATCCGCTGACCGGTGCCGCCGCCTCCACCGGCGTTGAACTGAAGGCCGCCGCCGAACTGGCCGCCGCCATCGTCAACAAGGAAATCCCCGCCCCGCCCGGTCTGGTCGCCGGCATCGGCCTGCCGAACCTGAAGGGGGCCAAGATCAAGCTGATCTTCGGCGATCACCAGGGCAACCCGCAGGTCGGCGCCACCGAGGCGGAGCGGCTGATCACCAGCGAGAAGGTCGTGGCGCTGACCGGCGCCTATTTCTCCAACGTCACCGCCACCGCCAGCCAGGTCGCCGAACGCTACGGCGTGCCATTCCTCAACGGCGAGTCCTCCTCCGCCTCGCTGACCCAGCGCAAGTTCAAATGGTTCTTCCGCACCACGCCGCATGACGACCTGTTTGTCGGCAACTTCTTCACCTTCCTCGGCGACATGGAGAAGAAGACCGGCGACAAGCTGCGCAGCATCGCGCTGTTCAACGAGAACACGCTGTGGGGCAACGAGACGACCAAGCTGCAGGTGAAGCTGGCGGAGGAGCAGAAGTTCACCATCGCCGAGAAGATCCTCTACCCGGCCAAGACCACCCAGATGACGTCGGAGGTGCAGCGCATCAAGGCCGCCGCCCCGGCGGTCATCATGCAGTCGAGCTATCTCGGCGACGCCATCCTGTCGATGAAGACCTACAAGGAACTGGGCTTCTCGCCGAAGATGCTGCTGGCCAACGACGCCGGCTTCAACGACAGCGAGTTCCTGAAGACCATGGGCAAGGATGGCGAGTTCGTCATCAGCCGCGAGGTCTGGGCGCTCGATCAGGCCGAACGCAACCCGCTGATCAAACAGGTCAACGACCTGATGCGGCAGCGCGCCGGCGTGAACTTCAACGGCAACTCTGCCCGCGCCTTCACCGGCATCGCAGTGCTTGCCGACGCGCTGGACCGCGCCGGTTCGACCAAGCCGGACGCCATCCGCGAGGCGCTCCAGAAGACCGACATCCCGGCCAGCGGCCTCATCATGCCGTGGAAGGGCGTCAAGTTCGACGCCAACGGCCAGAACGAATTGGGCCAGGGCATCATCGTCCAGGTGCAGGGCGGCCAGTATGTGACGGTGTGGCCGTTCGACGTCGCGACCAAGCCGGTCGTCTACCCGATGCCGGCCTGGGACGGCCGCTGA
- a CDS encoding LysR family transcriptional regulator — protein MLDLKSLETFIWTMRLGGFRRAAERLNTTQPAVSARIAQLQDELGVVLFERVGRRVAPTPQAMVLLTYAEKMMALRSELLTAVADRSAIRGVIRLGVAETVVHTWLSQLIERLNALYPAVSLEIEVETSPSLRDALARHELDVAVMLASYTDVRFRAIPVGSYPLGWVASPALRLPEEPVSLSDLAAWPIITFSRTTQPYGVIREMFSSVGLPVRMFGNSSLASVVRMAVDAVGVSVIPTVIVQRELAEGRLRLIRSQAPLPGMTFCAAHSATAENHMASVVADLAAAVAAEYEATTGNEAPQMVE, from the coding sequence ATGCTGGACCTGAAGTCGCTGGAGACCTTCATCTGGACGATGCGGCTGGGCGGGTTCCGCCGGGCGGCCGAGCGGCTGAACACCACCCAGCCCGCCGTCTCCGCCCGCATCGCCCAGCTTCAGGACGAGCTGGGCGTGGTGCTGTTCGAGCGGGTCGGCCGCCGGGTGGCGCCGACGCCGCAGGCGATGGTCCTGCTGACCTATGCCGAGAAGATGATGGCGCTCAGGTCGGAGCTGCTGACCGCGGTGGCCGACCGCAGCGCCATTCGCGGCGTCATCCGGCTGGGCGTGGCGGAGACGGTCGTCCACACCTGGCTCAGCCAGTTGATCGAACGGTTGAACGCCTTGTACCCCGCCGTGTCGCTTGAGATCGAGGTCGAGACCTCGCCCAGCCTGCGCGATGCGCTCGCCCGGCACGAGCTGGACGTGGCGGTGATGCTTGCCTCCTACACCGACGTGCGCTTCAGGGCGATCCCGGTCGGCAGCTATCCGCTGGGCTGGGTGGCCAGCCCGGCTCTGCGCCTGCCGGAAGAACCGGTGTCGCTGAGCGATCTGGCGGCCTGGCCGATCATCACCTTCTCCCGCACCACCCAGCCCTACGGCGTGATCCGCGAGATGTTCTCCTCCGTCGGCCTGCCGGTGCGGATGTTCGGCAACAGCTCGCTCGCCAGCGTCGTCCGCATGGCGGTGGATGCGGTCGGCGTCAGCGTGATCCCGACGGTGATCGTCCAGCGGGAACTGGCCGAGGGGCGGCTGCGGCTGATCCGGTCGCAGGCGCCGCTGCCCGGCATGACCTTCTGTGCCGCCCATTCCGCCACCGCGGAGAACCATATGGCGTCGGTCGTCGCGGATCTGGCCGCCGCCGTGGCCGCCGAATACGAGGCGACGACAGGCAACGAGGCGCCCCAGATGGTGGAATGA
- a CDS encoding ParA family protein: MGNDTGHGPVKRLLVNGPKGGIGKTTLSRNIAVAAALDGCTVATLDLDPQRSLTKWFAKRPDGMATITHFEAGMTPVDIRAALDGIAGFDLLVIDTPPSIEDHPEEFKLLALSSDLIVVPTGQSDDDLDSVRPWMRFVRRYGKNAAFVMNRVKPRTRGFTEAQRKLLGDGRICPVEVPDYEDIQFTAGRGLGLLELKGGKGAEHVAGVWAFVRHELELAQ; the protein is encoded by the coding sequence ATGGGCAACGACACGGGACACGGGCCGGTGAAGCGCTTGCTGGTCAATGGCCCGAAGGGCGGGATCGGCAAGACGACCCTCAGCCGCAACATCGCGGTGGCGGCTGCGCTGGACGGCTGCACGGTGGCGACGCTGGACCTCGATCCGCAGCGCAGCCTGACCAAATGGTTCGCCAAGCGGCCGGACGGCATGGCCACCATCACCCATTTCGAGGCCGGCATGACGCCGGTCGACATCCGCGCTGCCCTGGACGGCATCGCGGGCTTCGACCTGCTGGTGATCGACACGCCGCCGTCGATCGAGGACCATCCGGAGGAATTCAAGCTGCTGGCGCTGTCGTCCGACCTGATCGTGGTGCCGACCGGGCAGAGCGACGACGACCTCGATTCCGTCCGGCCCTGGATGCGCTTCGTCCGCCGCTATGGCAAGAATGCCGCTTTCGTGATGAACCGCGTCAAGCCGCGCACCCGCGGCTTCACCGAGGCGCAACGCAAGCTGCTGGGCGACGGCCGGATCTGCCCGGTCGAGGTGCCGGATTACGAGGACATCCAGTTCACCGCCGGCCGTGGTCTCGGCCTGCTGGAGCTGAAAGGCGGCAAGGGCGCGGAGCATGTCGCCGGCGTCTGGGCCTTCGTCCGCCATGAACTGGAGCTGGCGCAATGA
- a CDS encoding helix-turn-helix domain-containing protein, which produces MIENSTNPNRTGQSRTGQNRWGRIPAWWLDHPDLDADGLAVLAALSTYADEAGVCWPSQATLAEKLKRSRPTVNRILGRLEALGLVGIEHRRSANGGRLSCRYRLVLLADDRVADRAGEGAGMDNPADSAMDSPCSAASHEQPESEQIPDTLHRRAHDGIADQGSANRKIVGAAEQVPQDWLPAPADRHWAAGRFPAVDVDAHAERFVQQCRAHGYRYRDPAAAWRSWLLQDAGRMAPQPAAAVREAKSRAGRRSTSSEATMAAEQRLSAWASVAARLNGTPSNASANPWGVA; this is translated from the coding sequence ATGATTGAGAACAGCACGAACCCCAACCGCACCGGCCAAAGCCGCACCGGACAGAACCGCTGGGGCCGGATCCCGGCCTGGTGGCTCGACCATCCCGACCTCGACGCCGACGGCCTTGCCGTGCTGGCGGCGCTCAGCACCTACGCCGACGAGGCGGGGGTGTGCTGGCCGTCGCAGGCGACACTGGCGGAAAAGCTGAAGCGCAGCCGGCCGACCGTCAACCGGATCCTCGGCAGGCTGGAAGCGCTTGGACTGGTTGGCATCGAACACCGCCGCTCGGCCAATGGCGGACGTCTGAGCTGCCGGTACCGGCTGGTTCTGCTGGCCGACGACAGGGTGGCCGACCGGGCCGGCGAGGGTGCGGGGATGGACAACCCCGCTGATTCAGCAATGGACTCCCCCTGTTCAGCAGCGAGTCACGAACAGCCTGAATCAGAACAGATTCCTGACACGCTCCACCGACGCGCACATGACGGGATCGCTGATCAAGGAAGTGCCAACCGGAAGATTGTCGGTGCCGCTGAACAGGTTCCGCAGGACTGGTTGCCGGCCCCGGCCGACCGGCACTGGGCGGCCGGGCGCTTCCCGGCCGTCGATGTCGATGCCCATGCTGAACGCTTCGTCCAGCAATGCCGCGCCCATGGCTATCGGTATCGCGATCCGGCTGCCGCATGGCGATCCTGGCTGTTGCAGGACGCCGGGCGTATGGCGCCACAGCCCGCGGCAGCAGTCCGTGAAGCGAAGAGCCGGGCAGGGCGCCGTTCAACATCGTCCGAGGCGACGATGGCTGCCGAACAACGCCTCTCGGCCTGGGCCAGCGTCGCCGCGCGCCTGAACGGCACGCCCTCCAACGCATCCGCCAATCCCTGGGGAGTCGCATGA